One Alnus glutinosa chromosome 3, dhAlnGlut1.1, whole genome shotgun sequence genomic region harbors:
- the LOC133863147 gene encoding uncharacterized protein LOC133863147 — MVFATMLVLVIAQVDDSCSKTPASAPSTLSLPQDTTDCDRLCDLRCSFKRGVPQLYMLCMQLCMPSCGGGQVLEQADDSSSTTLAPAPSTISLPQDTSDCDRLCDLRCFLKRGIPQLYMLCMQLCKSSCGGGQDDPPSKTPAPAPPAVSLPPNTTDCDRLCDLRCSLKRGIPQLYMLCMQLCKPSCEGGQVLEQADDSSLTTPVPAPSTIFLPQDTNDCDRLCDLRCSLKRGIPQLYMLCMQLCKLSCGSGQVLEHADDSSSTLSLPQDEHAGDCNKFCVDKCYLEKHVPKHYNMCLDLCKKYFLQPLSYDIYHCTSACAASMSTKLGSGAEKDKGDYVEICYNNCKKNV, encoded by the exons ATGGTGTTTGCAACAATGCTTGTGCTAGTTATAGCACAAGTTGATGACTCATGTTCGAAAACACCAGCATCTGCCCCTTCAACCCTTTCCCTACCACAAGATACCACTGATTGTGATAGATTGTGTGATTTAAGGTGTTCCTTTAAGAGAGGTGTCCCGCAGCTTTACATGCTTTGTATGCAACTTTGTATGCCATCTTGCGGGGGTGGTCAAGTACTAGAACAAGCTGATGATTCTTCTTCGACAACACTAGCACCTGCTCCTTCAACCATTTCCCTACCACAAGATACCAGTGACTGTGATAGATTGTGTGACTTAAGGTGTTTCCTTAAGAGAGGTATCCCGCAGCTTTACATGCTTTGTATGCAACTTTGTAAGTCATCTTGCGGGGGCGGTCAAGATGATCCTCCTTCGAAAACACCAGCACCTGCTCCTCCAGCCGTTTCCCTACCACCAAATACAACTGACTGTGATAGATTGTGCGATTTAAGGTGTTCCCTTAAGAGAGGTATCCCGCAGCTTTACATGCTTTGTATGCAGCTTTGTAAGCCATCTTGCGAGGGCGGTCAAGTATTAGAACAAGCTGATGATTCTTCTTTGACAACACCAGTACCTGCTCCTTCAACCATTTTCCTACCACAAGATACCAATGATTGTGATAGATTGTGCGATTTAAGATGTTCCCTTAAGAGAGGTATCCCGCAGCTTTACATGCTTTGTATGCAACTTTGTAAGCTATCTTGCGGGAGTGGTCAAGTACTAGAACATGCTGATGATTCTTCTTCTACCCTTTCCCTACCACAAGATGAACATGCTGGTGATTGTAATAAATTTTGTGTTGATAAGTGTTACCTTGAGAAACATGTCCCAAAGCATTACAACATGTGTTTAGACCTTTGCAAGAAATATTTCCTGCAACCTCTCTCGTATGACATCTATCATTGTACCTCTGCTTGTGCTGCCTCAATGTCCACCAAGTTAGGCTCAG GTGCAGAAAAAGATAAAGGAGATTATGTGGAAATTTGCTATAATAACTGCAAGAAGAATGTTTAG
- the LOC133863148 gene encoding uncharacterized protein LOC133863148, which yields MVFATMLVLVVAQVDDSCSKTPASAPSTLSLPQDTTDCDRLCDLRCSFKRGVPQLYMLCMQLCMPSCGGGQVLEQTDDSSSTTPAPAPSTISLPQDTSDCDRLCDLRCFLKRGIPQLYMLCMQLCKSSCGGGQDDPPSTTPAPAPPTVSLPQDTTDCDRLCDLRCSLKRGIPQLYMLCMQLCKPSCEGGQVLEQADDSSSTTPVPAPSTIFLPQDTNDCDRLCDLRCSLKRGIPQLYMLCMQLCKLSCGSGQVLEHADDSSSTLSLPQDEHAGDCNKFCVDKCYLEKHVPKNYNMCLDLCKKYFLQPLSYDIYHCTSACAASMSTKLGSGAEKDNGDYVEICYNNCKKNV from the exons ATGGTGTTTGCAACAATGCTTGTGCTAGTTGTAGCACAAGTTGATGACTCATGTTCGAAAACACCAGCATCTGCCCCTTCAACCCTTTCCCTACCACAAGATACCACTGATTGTGATAGATTGTGTGATTTAAGGTGTTCCTTTAAGAGAGGTGTCCCACAGCTTTACATGCTTTGTATGCAACTTTGTATGCCATCTTGCGGGGGTGGTCAAGTACTAGAACAAACTGATGATTCTTCTTCGACAACACCAGCACCCGCTCCTTCAACCATTTCCCTACCACAAGATACCAGTGACTGTGATAGATTGTGCGACTTAAGGTGTTTCCTTAAGAGAGGTATCCCGCAGCTTTACATGCTTTGTATGCAACTTTGTAAGTCATCTTGCGGGGGCGGTCAAGATGATCCTCCTTCGACAACACCAGCACCTGCTCCTCCAACCGTTTCCCTACCACAAGATACAACTGACTGTGATAGATTGTGCGATTTAAGGTGTTCCCTTAAGAGAGGTATCCCGCAGCTTTACATGCTTTGTATGCAGCTTTGTAAGCCATCTTGCGAGGGCGGTCAAGTATTAGAACAAGCTGATGATTCTTCTTCGACAACACCAGTACCTGCTCCTTCAACCATTTTCCTACCACAAGATACCAATGATTGTGATAGATTGTGCGATTTAAGATGTTCCCTTAAGAGAGGTATCCCGCAGCTTTACATGCTTTGTATGCAACTTTGTAAGCTATCTTGCGGGAGTGGTCAAGTACTAGAACATGCTGATGATTCTTCTTCTACCCTTTCCCTTCCACAAGATGAACATGCCGGTGATTGTAATAAATTTTGTGTTGATAAGTGTTACCTTGAGAAACATGTCCCAAAGAATTACAACATGTGTTTAGACCTTTGCAAGAAATATTTCCTGCAACCTCTCTCGTATGACATCTATCATTGTACCTCTGCTTGTGCTGCCTCAATGTCCACCAAGTTAGGCTCAG GTGCAGAAAAAGATAATGGAGATTATGTGGAAATTTGCTATAATAACTGCAAGAAGAATGTTTAG
- the LOC133865021 gene encoding CASP-like protein 3A1: MVSDRKASEEARVAAAESRTVSGPLVGSLGTTRPSETKGSPVRPKSDLAHLVLRFLCMATSVTALSFMITAREASTVSIYGFQLPVYSKWSYSRSFEYLVGVSAAVAAHSFLQLLISASRLLRKSPVIPSRNHAWLILAGDQVFAYALMSAGSAASGVTNLNRTGIRHTALPNFCKPLQSFCDHVAISIAFTFFSCILLATSAVQDVIWLSKN; encoded by the exons ATGGTGAGCGACCGAAAGGCATCGGAGGAGGCGAGGGTTGCTGCGGCGGAGAGCCGCACGGTGAGTGGGCCACTCGTGGGGAGTCTGGGCACGACGAGGCCCTCTGAAACGAAGGGCTCGCCGGTGCGCCCGAAGTCTGACTTGGCGCACCTCGTTCTGAGGTTCCTGTGCATGGCCACCTCGGTCACCGCCCTGTCCTTCATGATCACGGCCAGGGAGGCTAGCACTGTCTCCATCTACGGCTTTCAACTCCCCGTTTACTCCAAGTGGTCTTACTCTCGCTCCTTCGA GTATCTTGTTGGAGTTTCGGCTGCTGTTGCCGCTCACTCCTTCCTGCAACTACTCATCAGCGCGTCAAGGCTGCTGAGAAAGTCCCCAGTGATCCCTTCAAGAAATCATGCATGGCTTATTCTTGCTGGGGATCAG GTATTTGCATATGCATTGATGAGTGCCGGGTCAGCGGCATCGGGGGTGACCAACTTGAACCGGACAGGAATCCGACACACTGCTCTACCAAACTTTTGTAAGCCTTTGCAAAGCTTTTGCGACCACGTTGCCATCTCCATAGCCTTCACTTTCTTCAGCTGTATCTTGCTAGCCACGTCTGCTGTCCAGGATGTGATTTGGCTGTCTAAGAACTGA